From a region of the Candidatus Eremiobacterota bacterium genome:
- a CDS encoding pitrilysin family protein, with translation MYKKTVLDNGIKVITEEMPFFKSATIGVWVNTGSKDEPLSKNGISHFIEHMMFKGTATRSATEIAELMDSVGGQLNAFTEKEQTCYYARVIDRHVPMAIELLADMLLNSCYDPEEIERERGVVLDEVRLYEDSPDELIFDIFNKLLWDGHPLGRSILGTKKVIERISRDDLIAHVEKHYVAENLIIAAAGNIKHKEFRKLVERSFHRAGEWKGRKPGSRPVPEHEKKNYVKYKDCEQVYLITGGKGISQRDDHKYCLSVLDSILGGSMSSRIFQEIREKRGLVYNVCSFQNSFYHAGLFGLFAGTSYENLSKVISLMYQIVKEMKEKGVDSKELVRAKEQLKGTISLALESTSNRMMRLVKSEIFHGRLVPHEEVFEKIDAVTVDELFSLSQQLLNIDGYSTAILGPLEKGFQFSF, from the coding sequence ATGTACAAGAAAACGGTTCTAGACAACGGCATCAAGGTTATCACAGAAGAGATGCCCTTCTTCAAATCGGCCACCATCGGCGTGTGGGTGAACACGGGCTCCAAGGACGAGCCACTCTCAAAGAACGGCATCTCCCACTTCATCGAGCACATGATGTTCAAAGGCACGGCCACGAGGAGCGCCACGGAGATCGCCGAGCTTATGGACAGCGTGGGCGGACAGCTCAACGCCTTCACTGAAAAGGAGCAGACCTGCTATTACGCGCGGGTGATTGACAGGCATGTGCCCATGGCCATTGAGCTTCTGGCGGACATGCTTCTCAATTCCTGCTATGATCCCGAAGAGATTGAGAGGGAGCGCGGTGTGGTTCTTGACGAGGTCCGCCTCTATGAGGACTCGCCTGACGAGTTAATCTTCGACATATTCAACAAGCTCCTGTGGGACGGTCATCCTCTCGGACGCTCCATTCTCGGCACCAAGAAGGTCATCGAGCGGATAAGCCGTGATGACCTTATCGCCCACGTGGAGAAGCACTATGTGGCTGAGAATCTCATTATTGCGGCGGCAGGGAACATCAAGCACAAGGAGTTCCGGAAGCTTGTGGAGCGCTCCTTCCACCGGGCCGGCGAGTGGAAGGGAAGGAAACCCGGCTCCAGGCCCGTGCCGGAGCATGAAAAGAAAAACTATGTGAAATACAAGGACTGTGAGCAGGTTTACCTCATCACCGGTGGGAAGGGCATCTCCCAGAGGGATGATCACAAGTACTGCCTCTCGGTGCTTGACAGCATCCTCGGGGGAAGCATGAGCTCAAGGATTTTTCAGGAGATCCGCGAGAAAAGGGGCCTCGTGTACAACGTGTGCTCTTTCCAGAACTCCTTTTACCATGCGGGCCTTTTCGGACTCTTCGCCGGGACGTCCTATGAAAACCTCTCCAAAGTCATCTCGCTTATGTATCAGATAGTCAAGGAGATGAAAGAGAAGGGCGTCGATTCCAAGGAGCTCGTGCGCGCCAAGGAGCAGCTCAAGGGCACTATCTCCCTGGCCCTGGAAAGCACCTCCAACAGGATGATGAGGCTTGTCAAGTCCGAGATATTCCATGGAAGGCTTGTGCCCCATGAGGAAGTCTTTGAAAAGATAGATGCCGTCACTGTCGATGAATTGTTCTCCCTCTCACAGCAGCTCCTCAACATCGACGGGTATTCAACGGCGATCCTGGGCCCCCTTGAAAAGGGGTTCCAGTTCTCTTTCTGA
- a CDS encoding NAD(+)/NADH kinase has product METITLYPSRVKKALESSLEVIDWLTGKGIRVFLPEGAALSTGRPDLASTDEVIRKESAFVVSMGGDGTLLRAARLVGGTEIPLLGINLGSLGFLTELPVASWQDAFSRLLQGEFAVVERMVLHCEVRRGHEKVFSGNALNDAVIHRGNVSRLLHLSIHINGRFAGTYSADGLVIASPTGSTAYSLSAGGPIVSPEVQCLILTAICPHTLSARPLVISEKEKVSVKESLLDGISLSLDGHINFVLARDDEILVEKAPQGIRFVHLETDFYAIVRDKLKWVAPPGAPPS; this is encoded by the coding sequence CTCGCGGGTGAAAAAAGCCCTCGAGAGCTCTCTTGAAGTGATTGACTGGCTCACGGGGAAAGGTATCAGGGTCTTTCTTCCCGAAGGAGCCGCTCTCTCCACAGGCAGACCCGACCTGGCTTCGACCGATGAAGTCATCAGAAAAGAGAGCGCTTTCGTGGTGAGCATGGGCGGTGACGGTACCCTTTTGAGGGCTGCCAGGCTTGTGGGAGGTACAGAGATACCTCTCCTGGGGATAAACCTGGGAAGCCTGGGCTTTCTCACCGAGCTCCCCGTGGCCTCATGGCAGGATGCCTTTTCACGCCTTCTCCAGGGGGAGTTCGCCGTCGTCGAGAGGATGGTGCTCCACTGCGAGGTAAGAAGAGGTCACGAGAAGGTCTTCAGCGGAAATGCCCTCAATGATGCCGTGATACACAGAGGGAATGTGAGCCGGCTGCTCCATCTCTCGATCCATATAAACGGCCGCTTTGCAGGCACTTACTCCGCAGATGGTCTTGTCATAGCGTCGCCCACAGGGTCAACGGCATACTCCCTCTCGGCGGGGGGGCCCATAGTGAGCCCCGAAGTGCAGTGCCTCATTCTCACCGCCATATGTCCCCACACCCTCTCGGCAAGGCCGCTGGTAATCTCCGAGAAGGAAAAGGTCTCCGTCAAGGAGTCTCTCCTTGACGGGATAAGCCTCTCACTTGACGGGCATATCAATTTCGTGCTTGCCAGGGACGATGAGATACTGGTGGAGAAAGCCCCGCAGGGTATAAGGTTTGTCCATCTGGAGACGGATTTTTATGCAATAGTGAGAGACAAGCTCAAGTGGGTGGCCCCCCCCGGGGCGCCGCCCTCCTGA